A single region of the Chrysemys picta bellii isolate R12L10 unplaced genomic scaffold, ASM1138683v2 scaf112, whole genome shotgun sequence genome encodes:
- the LOC135978086 gene encoding RING finger protein 112-like, with product MDQLREDVTCSICLDVLDDPVSIECSHNFCLGCLVAHWRGVSAQGYQCPECRTPCSRDRMTPDMWLRALVKKITEPLWEEMELQGPGAQPEPGRPAQLVRLDDKGSLILYEEALTLCLEQGGVGDAPVCLVSIIGEQRRGKSFLMNCLLRRLRSLGSLDLKRRMETSIKLSVLGILLSSYWVGEPCCGGRD from the exons ATGGATCAACTCCGGGAGGACGTCACCTGCTCCATCTGCCTGGATGTCTTGGACGACCCCGTCTCCATTGAGTGCAGCCACAACTTCTGCCTGGGCTGCCTCGTGGCTCACTGGCGCGGGGTCTCGGCCCAGGGCTACCAGTGCCCCGAGTGCCGGACTCCCTGTTCCAGGGACAGGATGACCCCAGACATGTGGCTGAGAGCCCTGGTGAAGAAAATCACAGAGCCCCTGTGGGAAGAGATGGAGCTG caggggccgggggctcagccAGAGCCGGGGCGCCCGGCGCAGCTGGTTCGTCTGGATGACAAAGGCAGCCTGATCCTGTACGAGGAGGCCCTGACCctctgcctggagcagggtggggtgggggacgccCCCGTCTGCCTGGTGTCCATCATCGGGGAGCAGCGCCGGGGAAAATCCTTCCTGATGAACTGCCTGCTGCGCCGGCTCCGGAgcctg GGCTCCCTGGACCTGAAGCGCCGCATGGAGACCAGCATCAAGCTCTCCGTGTTGGGCATATTGCTCAGCTCCTACTGGGTGGGGGAGCCGTGCTGCGGGGGACGGGACTGA
- the LOC135978089 gene encoding formin-2-like, whose product MHDPQLRVSQAGLLLTYSLLGQAEQLMGSKQEVVTANIMNQLHIIRHLRQVPEALQEFCLQGHQQLLLPLNGECSETEWPPSEQESEGPSTRPLEGRAYITPPTLPVGWPPGPLVDAVATERPPSEQESEGPSTRPLDGRAYIAPPPSPVGWPPGPLVDAVATERPPSERESEGCPTRPLEGGAYIAPPPSP is encoded by the exons atgcacgacccccagctgcgtgtcagccaggctgggctgctcctcacttactccctcctggggcaagccgagcagctgatggggagcaag caggaggtcgtcacggccaacataatgaatcaacttcacatcatccggcacttgcgccaagtgccggaggcgctgcaggaattctgcctccaaggccaccagcaactcctactccctctaaacggggagtgcagtgagactgagtggcctccctccgagcaggagagcgagggcccctctacacgccccttggagggcagagcctatatcaccccacccaccttgcctgttggctggccaccggggcctctggtagacgctgttgcaactgagcggcctccctccgagcaggagagcgagggcccctctacacgccccttggacggcagagcctatatcgccccacccccctcgcctgttggctggccaccggggcctctggtagacgctgttgcaactgagcggcctccctccgagcgggagagcgagggctgccctacacgccccttggagggcggagcctatatcgccccgcccccctcgccataa
- the LOC135978087 gene encoding RING finger protein 112-like — protein sequence MAEMAEMREKANRKAVEAARREYEQFVQQLDRGHQSMSSCLRVKPLEMKRRQEGKRQELLERCRGELRGEDPQKQAALEELKQELDKQMDEFLSAYGQRFKVKKAEWLGLYIGPSPAANSRRARAPPHWPAHLPISKRLRPIGCPFRRWDGGSKRFWDL from the exons atGGCGGAGATGGCAGAGATGAGAGAGAAGGCAAACAGAAAAGCAGTAGAAGCTGCCAGGAGGGAATATGAACAATTTGTGCAGCAGCTG GACCGTGGCCACCAGAGCATGAGCAGCTGTCTGAGAGTGAAGCCCCTGGAGATGAAGCGACGCCAGGAGGGGAaacgccaggagctgctggagcgctgccggggggagctgcggggcgaggacccccagaaacaggcggccctggaggagctgaagcaggagctggacaagcagatggaCGAGTTCCTGTCGGCCtacgggcagcgctttaaagtgaagaaggccgagtggttgggCCTGTACATTGGGCCATCGCCAGCTGCCAACTCGCGCCGGGCACGGGCTCCCCCCCACTGGCCCGCgcacctgccaatcagcaaacggctccggcccattggctgccccttcaggAGATGGGACGGGGGAAGCAAGagattctgggacttgtag